One Capsicum annuum cultivar UCD-10X-F1 chromosome 2, UCD10Xv1.1, whole genome shotgun sequence genomic window carries:
- the LOC107858615 gene encoding glycine-rich domain-containing protein 2-like isoform X2 has product MDISEERMEMKQQLEWNEAQKAVINVDLVAAAKEQLNFLSTIDRNRWLYEGRGLDKAIHRYYSCWLPLLAKHSESRYFDGPLIVPLDCEWIWHCHRLNPVRYKADCEKLYGRILDNHDVVSSLNAKSKQESEELWKRLYPNETYDLDSARALSEDVHAQPLQAEKCSDYDLVSAVKRQSPFFYQVSRPHINSDLYLEGAVARYKGFLHLIRRNKERSIKSFTVPTYDIDLIWHTHQLHPASYCKDLVDIMGKVLEHDDTDSDRTKGQKLDTGFSRTTKQWEETYGSRYWRAGAMYRGSSPSPLRTSYFPSKPTTKNIDVFHEHQKIMYYPAMEAVEVMLEFVDIRNLPEGHKGSVFVSFSKTQPDRIFNAKRQLTISSITGEKQVAYFHCEPNGHLLFDLMSSSSSGLPIPNSVKSMGSAKVSLEDLVSPNSKLTVEKWLEVVPSSKMETVKPICLRVAVSVTTPTAAPYVFHFVRPRAFSKASCFFPLPGRIQNTKNWTRVIDDAGDEVISLQMRDLKKSKGKNDSTLRKEVIGISRSGEVHSLAELVGEEWLLLDAQWSLQLQTSSSDDGHLFELAGHRNFRHSYFVQVKFFPGQRLDYEHNHCTNQRSQDDFMTAVEFSALEPYGKAVALVDLKFGVINVKEEWFLLPGSITAFVLCDILRKEGYSSLVGSAKHLKEKDFSTQETDLCHEDSLESETEKGVQLDLEAPKGNIVAPANGAISGGFSNLTRSGACGNCGAAGCGNKLESGGCGGCGSGGCGTMLESSGCGGSGGCGGGGCGNMLKSSGCGGCGGSGGCGGGCGGGCGNMLETSGCGGCGSSGGCGGGGCGGGGCGNMLKSSGCGGGGCGNMLESSGCGGGGCGNMLESSGCGGCGEVVAIC; this is encoded by the exons ATGGACATTAGTGAAGAAAGGATGGAGATGAAGCAGCAGTTAGAGTGGAATGAAGCTCAGAAGGCTGTGATAAATGTGGACCTTGTTGCTGCAGCTAAAGAGCAGCTCAACTTTCTTTCTACCATCGATAGGAACCGTTGGCTGTATGAAGGCCGTGGTCTGGATAAAGCTATTCATAG GTACTACTCATGCTGGCTGCCACTGTTGGCAAAACACTCTGAGTCCCGCTACTTTGACGGAcctttgattgttcctttggatTGTGAATGGATTTGGCATTGTCACAGGCTCAATCCT GTTAGATACAAGGCTGACTGCGAGAAATTATATGGGAGAATTCTTGACAACCATGATGTTGTATCTTCTCTGAATGCGAAATCAAAGCAGGAATCTGAAGAACTGTGGAAACGTTTGTATCCTAATGAGACTTATGACTTGGACTCAGCAAGAGCTCTTTCAGAAGATGTCCATGCACAACCTTTACAAGCTGAAAAATGCAGTGATTATGATCTAGTCTCTGCTGTTAAACGGCAAAGCCCTTTCTTCTACCAG GTATCTAGACCACACATAAACAGTGATCTCTATCTTGAAGGTGCTGTGGCTCGATACAAGGGTTTCTTACATCTGATCCGGAGAAACAAAGAAAGATCGATTAAGAGTTTCACTGTTCCAACTTATGACATAGACCTTATCTGGCACACTCACCAGTTACATCCTGCTTCTTATTGCAAAGACCTTGTTGACATTATGGGTAAGGTGTTAGAACATGATGATACTGACTCAGACCGAACAAAAGGGCAAAAGTTGGATACTGGATTTTCTCGAACTACAAAGCAGTGGGAGGAGACATATGGTTCAAGATATTGGCGGGCAGGTGCAATGTATAGAGGCAGTTCACCATCTCCTCTTAGGACTTCTTATTTCCCCTCCAAGCCTACAACCAAGAACATAGATGTTTTCCATGAGCACCAAAAGATAATGTATTATCCTGCGATGGAAGCAGTGGAA GTTATGTTAGAGTTCGTAGATATCAGAAACTTGCCAGAAGGACACAAGGGAAGTGTCTTTGTCTCATTTAGCAAAACTCAACCTGATAGAATCTTCAATGCAAAGAGACAACTTACTATTTCGTCCATAACTGGGGAAAAACAGGTTGCTTATTTCCATTGTGAACCTAATGGTCATCTTCTTTTTGATCTCATGTCCTCCTCATCATCTGGTTTGCCTATTCCAAATTCTGTCAAATCTATGGGTTCCGCTAAAGTCTCTTTAGAAGATTTGGTTAGCCCGAATTCAAAACTTACAGTGGAGAAGTGGTTGGAAGTTGTGCCAAGTTCTAAAATGGAAACAGTAAAGCCAATCTGTTTACGGGTAGCTGTCTCAGTTACAACACCTACTGCAGCACCATATGTCTTTCACTTTGTTCGTCCTCGAGCATTCTCCAAAGCTTCTTGCTTTTTCCCACTTCCTGGAAGGATTCAAAATACTAAGAATTGGACTCGTGTCATTGATGATGCTGGTGATGAGGTCATTAGCCTTCAAATGAG GGACTTGAAGAAATCCAAGGGTAAAAACGATTCTACGTTGCGCAAAGAGGTGATCGGCATCAGCAGGTCCGGTGAGGTACATTCTCTTGCTGAGTTAGTAGGGGAAGAGTGGTTGCTGTTAGATGCTCAGTGGTCCCTTCAACTTCAAACATCCAGCAGCGACGACGGACACCTTTTTGAGTTGGCTGGTCACAGGAAT TTCCGGCACTCATATTTTGTACAGGTGAAGTTCTTCCCTGGTCAGAGGCTGGATTATGAACACAACCATTGCACAAACCAAAGAAGTCAAGATGATTTTATGACAGCAGTAGAGTTCTCTGCACTGGAACCTTATGGAAAGGCAGTAGCATTGGTTGACTTGAAATTTGGAGTTATTAAT GTGAAAGAGGAGTGGTTTCTTTTGCCTGGTTCTATAACAGCTTTCGTACTTTGTGATATATTGAGAAAGGAAGGGTATAGTAGCCTGGTCGGCAGTGCCAAACATTTGAAAGAGAAGGATTTTTCCACCCAGGAAACTGACTTGTGCCATGAAGATAGTCTGGAATCTGAGACAGAGAAGGGGGTGCAGTTGGACCTGGAGGCTCCCAAAGGAAACATTGTAGCACCCGCAAATGGAGCAATCAGTGGAGGGTTCAGTAATCTTACGAGGAGTGGAGCCTGTGGCAATTGTGGTGCTGCTGGTTGTGGAAACAAATTAGAGAGTGGTGGTTGTGGTGGGTGTGGAAGTGGAGGCTGTGGAACTATGTTAGAAAGCAGTGGTTGTGGGGGCAGTGGCGGCTGTGGTGGAGGAGGTTGTGGAAATATGTTGAAAAGCAGTGGTTGTGGAGGCTGTGGTGGCAGTGGTGGctgtggtggtggttgtggtggAGGTTGTGGAAATATGTTGGAAACCAGTGGTTGTGGAGGCTGTGGTAGCAGTGGCGgctgtggtggtggtggttgtggtggAGGAGGTTGTGGAAATATGTTGAAAAGCAGTGGCTGTGGTGGAGGAGGTTGTGGAAATATGTTGGAAAGCAGTGGCTGTGGTGGAGGAGGTTGTGGAAATATGTTGGAAAGCAGTGGCTGTGGTGGCTGTGGTGAGGTTGTGGCAATATGTTGA
- the LOC107858615 gene encoding glycine-rich domain-containing protein 2-like isoform X6 yields the protein MDISEERMEMKQQLEWNEAQKAVINVDLVAAAKEQLNFLSTIDRNRWLYEGRGLDKAIHRYYSCWLPLLAKHSESRYFDGPLIVPLDCEWIWHCHRLNPVRYKADCEKLYGRILDNHDVVSSLNAKSKQESEELWKRLYPNETYDLDSARALSEDVHAQPLQAEKCSDYDLVSAVKRQSPFFYQVSRPHINSDLYLEGAVARYKGFLHLIRRNKERSIKSFTVPTYDIDLIWHTHQLHPASYCKDLVDIMGKVLEHDDTDSDRTKGQKLDTGFSRTTKQWEETYGSRYWRAGAMYRGSSPSPLRTSYFPSKPTTKNIDVFHEHQKIMYYPAMEAVEVMLEFVDIRNLPEGHKGSVFVSFSKTQPDRIFNAKRQLTISSITGEKQVAYFHCEPNGHLLFDLMSSSSSGLPIPNSVKSMGSAKVSLEDLVSPNSKLTVEKWLEVVPSSKMETVKPICLRVAVSVTTPTAAPYVFHFVRPRAFSKASCFFPLPGRIQNTKNWTRVIDDAGDEVISLQMRDLKKSKGKNDSTLRKEVIGISRSGEVHSLAELVGEEWLLLDAQWSLQLQTSSSDDGHLFELAGHRNVKFFPGQRLDYEHNHCTNQRSQDDFMTAVEFSALEPYGKAVALVDLKFGVINVKEEWFLLPGSITAFVLCDILRKEGYSSLVGSAKHLKEKDFSTQETDLCHEDSLESETEKGVQLDLEAPKGNIVAPANGAISGGFSNLTRSGACGNCGAAGCGNKLESGGCGGCGSGGCGTMLESSGCGGSGGCGGGGCGNMLKSSGCGGCGGSGGCGGGCGGGCGNMLETSGCGGCGSSGGCGGGGCGGGGCGNMLKSSGCGGGGCGNMLESSGCGGGGCGNMLESSGCGGCGEVVAIC from the exons ATGGACATTAGTGAAGAAAGGATGGAGATGAAGCAGCAGTTAGAGTGGAATGAAGCTCAGAAGGCTGTGATAAATGTGGACCTTGTTGCTGCAGCTAAAGAGCAGCTCAACTTTCTTTCTACCATCGATAGGAACCGTTGGCTGTATGAAGGCCGTGGTCTGGATAAAGCTATTCATAG GTACTACTCATGCTGGCTGCCACTGTTGGCAAAACACTCTGAGTCCCGCTACTTTGACGGAcctttgattgttcctttggatTGTGAATGGATTTGGCATTGTCACAGGCTCAATCCT GTTAGATACAAGGCTGACTGCGAGAAATTATATGGGAGAATTCTTGACAACCATGATGTTGTATCTTCTCTGAATGCGAAATCAAAGCAGGAATCTGAAGAACTGTGGAAACGTTTGTATCCTAATGAGACTTATGACTTGGACTCAGCAAGAGCTCTTTCAGAAGATGTCCATGCACAACCTTTACAAGCTGAAAAATGCAGTGATTATGATCTAGTCTCTGCTGTTAAACGGCAAAGCCCTTTCTTCTACCAG GTATCTAGACCACACATAAACAGTGATCTCTATCTTGAAGGTGCTGTGGCTCGATACAAGGGTTTCTTACATCTGATCCGGAGAAACAAAGAAAGATCGATTAAGAGTTTCACTGTTCCAACTTATGACATAGACCTTATCTGGCACACTCACCAGTTACATCCTGCTTCTTATTGCAAAGACCTTGTTGACATTATGGGTAAGGTGTTAGAACATGATGATACTGACTCAGACCGAACAAAAGGGCAAAAGTTGGATACTGGATTTTCTCGAACTACAAAGCAGTGGGAGGAGACATATGGTTCAAGATATTGGCGGGCAGGTGCAATGTATAGAGGCAGTTCACCATCTCCTCTTAGGACTTCTTATTTCCCCTCCAAGCCTACAACCAAGAACATAGATGTTTTCCATGAGCACCAAAAGATAATGTATTATCCTGCGATGGAAGCAGTGGAA GTTATGTTAGAGTTCGTAGATATCAGAAACTTGCCAGAAGGACACAAGGGAAGTGTCTTTGTCTCATTTAGCAAAACTCAACCTGATAGAATCTTCAATGCAAAGAGACAACTTACTATTTCGTCCATAACTGGGGAAAAACAGGTTGCTTATTTCCATTGTGAACCTAATGGTCATCTTCTTTTTGATCTCATGTCCTCCTCATCATCTGGTTTGCCTATTCCAAATTCTGTCAAATCTATGGGTTCCGCTAAAGTCTCTTTAGAAGATTTGGTTAGCCCGAATTCAAAACTTACAGTGGAGAAGTGGTTGGAAGTTGTGCCAAGTTCTAAAATGGAAACAGTAAAGCCAATCTGTTTACGGGTAGCTGTCTCAGTTACAACACCTACTGCAGCACCATATGTCTTTCACTTTGTTCGTCCTCGAGCATTCTCCAAAGCTTCTTGCTTTTTCCCACTTCCTGGAAGGATTCAAAATACTAAGAATTGGACTCGTGTCATTGATGATGCTGGTGATGAGGTCATTAGCCTTCAAATGAG GGACTTGAAGAAATCCAAGGGTAAAAACGATTCTACGTTGCGCAAAGAGGTGATCGGCATCAGCAGGTCCGGTGAGGTACATTCTCTTGCTGAGTTAGTAGGGGAAGAGTGGTTGCTGTTAGATGCTCAGTGGTCCCTTCAACTTCAAACATCCAGCAGCGACGACGGACACCTTTTTGAGTTGGCTGGTCACAGGAAT GTGAAGTTCTTCCCTGGTCAGAGGCTGGATTATGAACACAACCATTGCACAAACCAAAGAAGTCAAGATGATTTTATGACAGCAGTAGAGTTCTCTGCACTGGAACCTTATGGAAAGGCAGTAGCATTGGTTGACTTGAAATTTGGAGTTATTAAT GTGAAAGAGGAGTGGTTTCTTTTGCCTGGTTCTATAACAGCTTTCGTACTTTGTGATATATTGAGAAAGGAAGGGTATAGTAGCCTGGTCGGCAGTGCCAAACATTTGAAAGAGAAGGATTTTTCCACCCAGGAAACTGACTTGTGCCATGAAGATAGTCTGGAATCTGAGACAGAGAAGGGGGTGCAGTTGGACCTGGAGGCTCCCAAAGGAAACATTGTAGCACCCGCAAATGGAGCAATCAGTGGAGGGTTCAGTAATCTTACGAGGAGTGGAGCCTGTGGCAATTGTGGTGCTGCTGGTTGTGGAAACAAATTAGAGAGTGGTGGTTGTGGTGGGTGTGGAAGTGGAGGCTGTGGAACTATGTTAGAAAGCAGTGGTTGTGGGGGCAGTGGCGGCTGTGGTGGAGGAGGTTGTGGAAATATGTTGAAAAGCAGTGGTTGTGGAGGCTGTGGTGGCAGTGGTGGctgtggtggtggttgtggtggAGGTTGTGGAAATATGTTGGAAACCAGTGGTTGTGGAGGCTGTGGTAGCAGTGGCGgctgtggtggtggtggttgtggtggAGGAGGTTGTGGAAATATGTTGAAAAGCAGTGGCTGTGGTGGAGGAGGTTGTGGAAATATGTTGGAAAGCAGTGGCTGTGGTGGAGGAGGTTGTGGAAATATGTTGGAAAGCAGTGGCTGTGGTGGCTGTGGTGAGGTTGTGGCAATATGTTGA
- the LOC107858615 gene encoding glycine-rich domain-containing protein 2-like isoform X4, with amino-acid sequence MLRFDYRMDISEERMEMKQQLEWNEAQKAVINVDLVAAAKEQLNFLSTIDRNRWLYEGRGLDKAIHRYYSCWLPLLAKHSESRYFDGPLIVPLDCEWIWHCHRLNPVRYKADCEKLYGRILDNHDVVSSLNAKSKQESEELWKRLYPNETYDLDSARALSEDVHAQPLQAEKCSDYDLVSAVKRQSPFFYQVSRPHINSDLYLEGAVARYKGFLHLIRRNKERSIKSFTVPTYDIDLIWHTHQLHPASYCKDLVDIMGKVLEHDDTDSDRTKGQKLDTGFSRTTKQWEETYGSRYWRAGAMYRGSSPSPLRTSYFPSKPTTKNIDVFHEHQKIMYYPAMEAVEVMLEFVDIRNLPEGHKGSVFVSFSKTQPDRIFNAKRQLTISSITGEKQVAYFHCEPNGHLLFDLMSSSSSGLPIPNSVKSMGSAKVSLEDLVSPNSKLTVEKWLEVVPSSKMETVKPICLRVAVSVTTPTAAPYVFHFVRPRAFSKASCFFPLPGRIQNTKNWTRVIDDAGDEVISLQMRDLKKSKGKNDSTLRKEVIGISRSGEVHSLAELVGEEWLLLDAQWSLQLQTSSSDDGHLFELAGHRNFRHSYFVQVKFFPGQRLDYEHNHCTNQRSQDDFMTAVEFSALEPYGKAVALVDLKFGVINVKEEWFLLPGSITAFVLCDILRKEGYSSLVGSAKHLKEKDFSTQETDLCHEDSLESETEKGVQLDLEAPKGNIVAPANGAISGGFSNLTRSGACGNCGAAGCGNKLESGGCGGCGSGGCGTMLESSGCGGSGGCGGGGCGNMLKSSGCGGCGGSGGCGGGCGGGCGNMLETSGCGGCGSSGGCGGGGCGGGGCGNMLESSGCGGGGCGNMLESSGCGGCGEVVAIC; translated from the exons ATGCTTCGATTTGACTATAGAATGGACATTAGTGAAGAAAGGATGGAGATGAAGCAGCAGTTAGAGTGGAATGAAGCTCAGAAGGCTGTGATAAATGTGGACCTTGTTGCTGCAGCTAAAGAGCAGCTCAACTTTCTTTCTACCATCGATAGGAACCGTTGGCTGTATGAAGGCCGTGGTCTGGATAAAGCTATTCATAG GTACTACTCATGCTGGCTGCCACTGTTGGCAAAACACTCTGAGTCCCGCTACTTTGACGGAcctttgattgttcctttggatTGTGAATGGATTTGGCATTGTCACAGGCTCAATCCT GTTAGATACAAGGCTGACTGCGAGAAATTATATGGGAGAATTCTTGACAACCATGATGTTGTATCTTCTCTGAATGCGAAATCAAAGCAGGAATCTGAAGAACTGTGGAAACGTTTGTATCCTAATGAGACTTATGACTTGGACTCAGCAAGAGCTCTTTCAGAAGATGTCCATGCACAACCTTTACAAGCTGAAAAATGCAGTGATTATGATCTAGTCTCTGCTGTTAAACGGCAAAGCCCTTTCTTCTACCAG GTATCTAGACCACACATAAACAGTGATCTCTATCTTGAAGGTGCTGTGGCTCGATACAAGGGTTTCTTACATCTGATCCGGAGAAACAAAGAAAGATCGATTAAGAGTTTCACTGTTCCAACTTATGACATAGACCTTATCTGGCACACTCACCAGTTACATCCTGCTTCTTATTGCAAAGACCTTGTTGACATTATGGGTAAGGTGTTAGAACATGATGATACTGACTCAGACCGAACAAAAGGGCAAAAGTTGGATACTGGATTTTCTCGAACTACAAAGCAGTGGGAGGAGACATATGGTTCAAGATATTGGCGGGCAGGTGCAATGTATAGAGGCAGTTCACCATCTCCTCTTAGGACTTCTTATTTCCCCTCCAAGCCTACAACCAAGAACATAGATGTTTTCCATGAGCACCAAAAGATAATGTATTATCCTGCGATGGAAGCAGTGGAA GTTATGTTAGAGTTCGTAGATATCAGAAACTTGCCAGAAGGACACAAGGGAAGTGTCTTTGTCTCATTTAGCAAAACTCAACCTGATAGAATCTTCAATGCAAAGAGACAACTTACTATTTCGTCCATAACTGGGGAAAAACAGGTTGCTTATTTCCATTGTGAACCTAATGGTCATCTTCTTTTTGATCTCATGTCCTCCTCATCATCTGGTTTGCCTATTCCAAATTCTGTCAAATCTATGGGTTCCGCTAAAGTCTCTTTAGAAGATTTGGTTAGCCCGAATTCAAAACTTACAGTGGAGAAGTGGTTGGAAGTTGTGCCAAGTTCTAAAATGGAAACAGTAAAGCCAATCTGTTTACGGGTAGCTGTCTCAGTTACAACACCTACTGCAGCACCATATGTCTTTCACTTTGTTCGTCCTCGAGCATTCTCCAAAGCTTCTTGCTTTTTCCCACTTCCTGGAAGGATTCAAAATACTAAGAATTGGACTCGTGTCATTGATGATGCTGGTGATGAGGTCATTAGCCTTCAAATGAG GGACTTGAAGAAATCCAAGGGTAAAAACGATTCTACGTTGCGCAAAGAGGTGATCGGCATCAGCAGGTCCGGTGAGGTACATTCTCTTGCTGAGTTAGTAGGGGAAGAGTGGTTGCTGTTAGATGCTCAGTGGTCCCTTCAACTTCAAACATCCAGCAGCGACGACGGACACCTTTTTGAGTTGGCTGGTCACAGGAAT TTCCGGCACTCATATTTTGTACAGGTGAAGTTCTTCCCTGGTCAGAGGCTGGATTATGAACACAACCATTGCACAAACCAAAGAAGTCAAGATGATTTTATGACAGCAGTAGAGTTCTCTGCACTGGAACCTTATGGAAAGGCAGTAGCATTGGTTGACTTGAAATTTGGAGTTATTAAT GTGAAAGAGGAGTGGTTTCTTTTGCCTGGTTCTATAACAGCTTTCGTACTTTGTGATATATTGAGAAAGGAAGGGTATAGTAGCCTGGTCGGCAGTGCCAAACATTTGAAAGAGAAGGATTTTTCCACCCAGGAAACTGACTTGTGCCATGAAGATAGTCTGGAATCTGAGACAGAGAAGGGGGTGCAGTTGGACCTGGAGGCTCCCAAAGGAAACATTGTAGCACCCGCAAATGGAGCAATCAGTGGAGGGTTCAGTAATCTTACGAGGAGTGGAGCCTGTGGCAATTGTGGTGCTGCTGGTTGTGGAAACAAATTAGAGAGTGGTGGTTGTGGTGGGTGTGGAAGTGGAGGCTGTGGAACTATGTTAGAAAGCAGTGGTTGTGGGGGCAGTGGCGGCTGTGGTGGAGGAGGTTGTGGAAATATGTTGAAAAGCAGTGGTTGTGGAGGCTGTGGTGGCAGTGGTGGctgtggtggtggttgtggtggAGGTTGTGGAAATATGTTGGAAACCAGTGGTTGTGGAGGCTGTGGTAGCAGTGGCGgctgtggtggtggtggttgtg GTGGAGGAGGTTGTGGAAATATGTTGGAAAGCAGTGGCTGTGGTGGAGGAGGTTGTGGAAATATGTTGGAAAGCAGTGGCTGTGGTGGCTGTGGTGAGGTTGTGGCAATATGTTGA